The following coding sequences are from one Geothrix sp. window:
- a CDS encoding DUF5808 domain-containing protein: protein MEPDDPSPIPWFSPWDLLPLLSALSLALALPRLMAGLPDPIPTHFDARGVPNGWTPQAGYPWLAFGLPAAIWAVLWLTGRAFVGSNQDPEGRKCAALAPLRSLVTVGLLGMMAGGLLIPRHGQGVIAWMIGGFLALTILGILLMVRQMKQTLQEDERSEYYRWGVFYVNAGDPAIWVPKRLGLGWTLNFAHGLSWAILTLLLLPVLLLIAFARPH, encoded by the coding sequence ATGGAACCCGACGATCCTTCCCCAATACCCTGGTTCTCCCCCTGGGACCTGCTCCCTCTGCTGAGCGCGCTGTCCCTCGCCCTCGCCCTTCCCAGGCTGATGGCCGGCCTGCCGGATCCCATCCCCACGCACTTCGACGCCCGGGGCGTTCCCAACGGGTGGACTCCCCAGGCCGGCTATCCCTGGCTGGCCTTCGGCCTGCCTGCGGCGATCTGGGCCGTGCTGTGGCTCACGGGCCGGGCCTTCGTGGGCTCGAACCAGGATCCGGAAGGCCGTAAATGCGCGGCCCTGGCCCCGCTTCGGAGCCTGGTCACCGTGGGCCTGCTGGGGATGATGGCGGGTGGCCTCCTGATCCCGCGCCACGGCCAGGGCGTGATCGCCTGGATGATCGGCGGCTTCCTGGCCCTGACCATCCTCGGCATCCTGCTCATGGTGCGGCAGATGAAGCAGACGCTGCAGGAGGACGAACGGAGCGAGTACTACCGCTGGGGCGTCTTCTACGTGAACGCCGGGGACCCGGCCATCTGGGTGCCCAAGCGGCTCGGGCTGGGCTGGACCCTCAATTTCGCCCACGGCCTCAGCTGGGCCATCCTGACCCTGCTGCTGCTCCCCGTCCTCCTCCTCATCGCCTTCGCGCGGCCCCACTGA
- a CDS encoding MBL fold metallo-hydrolase, with protein sequence MLNLETFPVGPLGCNCSLLWEPDTGVGVVVDPGGDGAKIRKRVEALGFKVTALLHTHAHFDHVGATRELQDLWQCPAHLHGDDTFLIEALPQQTGMFGMPAIPQPEMTGLGAGDQHLDLTTLHTPGHTPGSCCFHGAFAKGQVLLAGDTLFRGGVGRTDLWGGSWELLEQSIRRELYALDGATLVIPGHGPATTLGVEAETNPFVRK encoded by the coding sequence ATGCTGAACCTCGAGACCTTCCCCGTGGGCCCCCTGGGCTGCAACTGCTCGCTGCTGTGGGAGCCGGACACGGGCGTCGGGGTGGTGGTGGATCCCGGCGGGGATGGCGCGAAGATCCGCAAGCGGGTGGAGGCCCTTGGCTTCAAGGTCACGGCCCTGCTCCACACCCACGCCCACTTCGACCACGTGGGGGCCACCCGGGAGCTGCAGGACCTGTGGCAGTGTCCGGCCCACCTGCACGGCGACGACACCTTCCTCATCGAGGCCCTGCCCCAGCAGACGGGGATGTTCGGCATGCCCGCCATTCCCCAACCCGAGATGACGGGGCTTGGCGCCGGCGATCAGCACCTGGATCTGACGACGCTGCACACCCCGGGCCACACGCCGGGTTCCTGCTGCTTCCATGGGGCCTTCGCGAAGGGGCAGGTGCTCCTGGCGGGCGACACGCTGTTCCGCGGCGGCGTGGGCCGCACGGACCTCTGGGGCGGCAGCTGGGAGCTGCTGGAGCAGAGCATCCGGCGGGAGCTCTACGCCCTGGACGGCGCGACGCTGGTCATTCCGGGCCACGGCCCCGCCACCACCCTGGGGGTGGAGGCGGAGACCAATCCCTTCGTGCGGAAGTAG
- a CDS encoding slipin family protein produces the protein MDALLASFGLLGPLVIFAVIWALSCLKVINEYERAVVFTLGKVSNTPKGPGLVFIWRPFQKAVIVSLRTTVLEVPSQDIITRDNVSLKVSAVVYSKVLDPKQAIVGVENYYYATSQIAQTTLRSILGEVSLDELLADREKLSMRLREIIDRSTEPWGVEVNSVELKSVDLPEQIQRAMGKQAEAEREKRAKVIAAEGELMASTQLLEAANKISQNPTAIQMRYLQTLTEIAVEKNSTIVFPLPMELMKAFEKFTKE, from the coding sequence ATGGACGCCCTGCTCGCTTCGTTCGGATTGCTAGGCCCTCTCGTCATCTTCGCCGTGATCTGGGCCCTCAGCTGCCTCAAGGTCATCAACGAGTACGAGCGGGCTGTGGTCTTCACCCTCGGCAAGGTGAGCAACACCCCCAAGGGACCCGGCCTCGTCTTCATCTGGCGGCCCTTCCAGAAGGCGGTGATCGTGTCGCTGCGCACCACGGTGCTGGAGGTGCCCAGCCAGGACATCATCACCCGCGACAACGTGAGCCTGAAGGTGAGCGCCGTCGTCTACTCCAAGGTGCTGGATCCCAAGCAGGCCATCGTCGGCGTGGAGAACTACTACTACGCCACCAGCCAGATCGCCCAGACGACCCTGCGCTCCATCCTGGGCGAAGTGAGCCTGGACGAGCTACTGGCGGATCGCGAGAAGCTCAGCATGCGCCTGCGGGAGATCATCGACCGCTCCACGGAGCCCTGGGGCGTGGAGGTCAACAGCGTCGAGCTCAAGAGCGTGGACCTGCCCGAGCAGATCCAGCGGGCCATGGGCAAGCAGGCCGAGGCCGAACGCGAGAAGCGGGCCAAGGTCATCGCCGCCGAAGGCGAACTGATGGCCTCGACGCAGCTACTGGAGGCCGCCAACAAGATCAGCCAGAACCCCACCGCCATCCAGATGCGCTACCTGCAGACCCTCACGGAGATCGCCGTGGAGAAGAACAGCACCATCGTCTTCCCGCTGCCCATGGAGCTCATGAAGGCCTTCGAGAAGTTCACGAAGGAGTAG
- a CDS encoding transglutaminase family protein has translation MAVRWGRWIDHLPLWVALGATVSTGIYEPAELLVMAIPLVMAGIVEAFRWDFSRHHRWLEVGALLFFLGDLTRGRGLFIVAIHTLFVLAGVRLILPREPSHQRQLLLMGFLLFLTTAIGTTDVLFLVWTLAWSVAATLALLQQSWEPSAALRRGTLSRPPYVRVPLWVGAALLLSAGFFVIMPRLSLGLRPGLFLGVSRSFGQAGLGDRLDLSGGGPIEPNPEVAVRILPPAGTDPVTNPQWLRGLELLRGVTLEAIQGARWEPADLTPPIPFASSGSRPDSQAEFLYTPTPHGILTLPAGLTRLEPTDLLNARSSGASIRWRFLRARTAPVTVRWNPEQPEAREAYLSPRRLDLLTRMEPGHEAVRRASLRIAPGILPTPQLAQALESSLRRFAYTLDNPSGKAANPLQDFLERTQAGHCEYFASAMALMLRARGVPARVVNGYRLGPWIPEGGYFRVSQNEAHSWVEYWHEGRWWTADPTPQGPAATASGAGELSVMARWLDALRYRWERHVVRFSDQDQQAGLSWLQEWIQGWRWRWKSPPTPVLWSLGVLALFWMLWRSRSRWQPAPAGPGRIRALRPLLGATRAWSPPRPGDTARSWLQRLAALRPERLEALLILADAVDALAYGSGNTAASALAKAEAAAWRGWRPTPS, from the coding sequence GTGGCCGTGAGGTGGGGCCGCTGGATCGACCACCTGCCCCTGTGGGTGGCTCTGGGTGCCACGGTGTCCACGGGCATCTACGAACCTGCCGAGCTGCTCGTCATGGCGATCCCGCTGGTGATGGCCGGCATCGTCGAAGCCTTCCGCTGGGACTTCAGCCGGCATCACCGCTGGCTGGAGGTGGGAGCCCTGCTCTTCTTCCTGGGGGACCTGACCAGGGGGCGCGGCCTCTTTATCGTGGCCATCCACACCCTGTTCGTCCTGGCCGGGGTGCGGCTCATCCTGCCCCGGGAACCCTCCCACCAGCGCCAGCTGCTGCTGATGGGCTTCCTGCTGTTCCTCACCACCGCCATCGGCACCACGGACGTCCTCTTCCTGGTCTGGACCCTGGCCTGGTCCGTGGCGGCCACTCTGGCCCTGCTGCAGCAGAGCTGGGAGCCCTCGGCCGCCCTCCGCCGGGGCACCCTGTCCCGTCCCCCGTATGTCCGCGTTCCCCTCTGGGTGGGTGCGGCCCTGCTCCTGAGCGCCGGCTTCTTCGTGATCATGCCCCGCCTGAGCCTGGGCCTCCGCCCGGGCCTCTTCCTCGGCGTGTCCCGCAGCTTCGGCCAGGCGGGCCTGGGGGATCGCCTCGATCTGTCGGGCGGCGGCCCCATCGAGCCCAACCCGGAGGTGGCGGTGAGGATCCTGCCACCCGCCGGCACGGATCCGGTCACGAATCCCCAGTGGCTGCGGGGACTGGAGCTGCTTCGCGGGGTCACGCTGGAGGCCATCCAGGGCGCCCGGTGGGAGCCCGCCGACCTCACGCCCCCCATTCCCTTCGCATCATCGGGAAGCAGGCCGGATTCCCAGGCCGAGTTCCTCTACACACCCACCCCCCATGGCATCCTCACCCTTCCCGCCGGATTGACCCGCCTGGAACCCACTGACCTGCTAAATGCGCGGAGCTCCGGGGCCAGCATCCGGTGGCGGTTCCTGAGGGCCCGCACGGCCCCCGTGACCGTGAGGTGGAACCCGGAGCAGCCTGAGGCCCGGGAGGCCTACCTCTCCCCCCGCCGCCTGGATCTGCTGACCCGCATGGAGCCCGGACACGAAGCGGTCCGGCGCGCCAGCCTCCGCATCGCCCCGGGGATCCTCCCCACCCCGCAGCTGGCCCAGGCCCTGGAATCGAGCCTCCGCCGCTTCGCCTACACCCTGGACAATCCCTCCGGGAAGGCCGCCAACCCCCTTCAGGATTTCCTTGAACGGACCCAGGCGGGGCACTGCGAGTACTTCGCCTCCGCCATGGCCCTCATGCTGCGCGCCCGGGGCGTGCCGGCCCGGGTGGTGAACGGCTACCGGCTGGGGCCCTGGATTCCGGAGGGGGGCTATTTCCGGGTGAGCCAGAACGAGGCCCACAGCTGGGTGGAGTACTGGCACGAAGGCCGCTGGTGGACTGCGGACCCCACGCCCCAGGGACCAGCTGCCACCGCCTCAGGAGCGGGTGAACTCAGTGTCATGGCGCGCTGGCTCGATGCCCTCCGCTACCGCTGGGAACGCCATGTGGTGCGATTCTCGGATCAGGACCAGCAAGCGGGCCTGTCGTGGCTCCAGGAGTGGATCCAGGGCTGGCGATGGCGATGGAAGAGCCCGCCAACTCCGGTCCTCTGGAGCCTCGGGGTCCTGGCCCTGTTCTGGATGCTGTGGCGCAGCCGCAGCCGCTGGCAACCCGCCCCGGCGGGCCCGGGCCGGATCCGCGCCCTGCGCCCCCTCCTGGGCGCCACCCGGGCCTGGTCCCCGCCCCGCCCCGGTGACACGGCCCGCTCCTGGCTCCAGCGCCTGGCTGCGCTGCGACCGGAGCGGCTGGAGGCCCTGCTCATCCTCGCGGATGCCGTGGACGCGCTGGCCTATGGCTCCGGAAACACCGCGGCCTCCGCCCTGGCAAAGGCGGAGGCCGCGGCGTGGCGGGGCTGGAGGCCTACTCCTTCGTGA
- a CDS encoding anhydro-N-acetylmuramic acid kinase, protein MQPRIPIPADRPWRVLGLMSGTSADGVDAVAIEVDPGAFEAGRPFRRLLGHMALPYSRELHEEVLDAASNRLDPAGLCILQRRLGDHHAKAAGQLCGTLGIHPDLASLHGQTVQHHPEHGASLQLADPYVLVEALGCPVVWDLRRRDLAVGGQGAPLVPLPERWLHGPGPWLALNLGGIANLTVWDGKSTRAWDTGPGMSLLDLAAKLWLDLPFDPDGIHATGTVAMPLLSRWLAHPYFQAAPPKSTGREVFGAAWFEAERHLLEPLPLSDRLATLAAFSAATIAVEATRSRPWPAGMRGLVSGGGARHRRLRAELDGRLQLTLGDDLAFPSGAREAVSWALLGAASAMGLPGHLPEVTGASRSRVLGSWVWP, encoded by the coding sequence ATGCAGCCACGCATCCCGATCCCGGCCGACCGGCCCTGGCGCGTGCTGGGCCTGATGTCGGGCACCAGCGCGGACGGGGTGGACGCCGTGGCCATCGAGGTGGATCCCGGGGCGTTCGAAGCGGGGCGCCCGTTCCGCCGTCTGCTCGGTCACATGGCGCTGCCCTATTCCCGGGAACTCCACGAGGAGGTGCTGGACGCCGCCTCCAATCGCCTGGATCCGGCAGGCCTCTGCATCCTCCAGCGCCGCCTGGGCGACCACCACGCCAAAGCGGCGGGGCAGTTGTGCGGCACCTTGGGTATCCACCCGGACCTTGCCTCGCTCCACGGACAGACGGTGCAGCACCACCCGGAGCATGGCGCGAGCCTGCAGCTGGCGGATCCCTACGTGCTGGTCGAGGCTCTGGGCTGCCCAGTGGTGTGGGACCTCCGGCGGCGCGACCTCGCCGTGGGCGGCCAGGGCGCGCCGCTGGTCCCCCTGCCTGAACGCTGGTTGCACGGCCCCGGGCCCTGGCTGGCCCTCAACCTGGGCGGCATCGCCAACCTGACGGTGTGGGATGGAAAATCCACCCGCGCCTGGGACACGGGACCCGGGATGTCCCTGCTGGATCTGGCGGCCAAGCTGTGGCTGGACCTCCCCTTCGACCCTGACGGCATCCACGCCACCGGGACCGTCGCCATGCCCCTCCTGTCCCGTTGGCTGGCCCACCCCTATTTCCAGGCTGCGCCGCCCAAATCCACCGGTCGCGAAGTGTTCGGTGCGGCCTGGTTCGAGGCTGAGCGCCACCTCCTCGAACCCCTGCCCCTGTCGGACCGGCTGGCGACCCTGGCAGCCTTCTCGGCCGCCACCATCGCAGTCGAGGCCACCCGCAGCAGACCCTGGCCGGCAGGGATGCGGGGGCTGGTCAGTGGCGGGGGAGCCCGGCACCGGCGGCTGCGCGCGGAGCTGGACGGGCGTCTGCAGCTGACTCTGGGGGACGACCTCGCCTTCCCTTCCGGGGCCCGGGAGGCCGTGAGCTGGGCCCTGCTGGGGGCGGCCTCGGCCATGGGCCTGCCCGGCCATCTCCCCGAAGTCACGGGTGCCTCACGATCGCGGGTGTTGGGGAGCTGGGTGTGGCCGTGA